From Camelina sativa cultivar DH55 chromosome 5, Cs, whole genome shotgun sequence:
TGGCAGTTTCAACAACCTAATCacacaaaataagaataaatcGTTTCACCACACCTTAACAACTAACCTTATCAAAGATTACATACACATTCATACCTTAACAGCACTAGCTATGTTTTTGCCCTGTGGCCTAaaaccaccaagaacacttATAGCTTGAGGAGTCAACCCAACATGTCCCATAACCGCAATCCCTGCTTCCACAATGGATTTTGCAGCAGTGATCCTTGAAGGTGATCCTCCTTCAAGTTTAATAGCATCCATTCCTCCTTCCTTAAGCACTCTAACTGCACTATCAACCGCCTAAACACCATTCAAACTAGAGAAttcaatcaatcaaaatcaATGATTTCAAAGGGATTTAACTGACAAATTTTAGCCTCCAAGATGCTTAATTTGAAACAAAGCATCAAACTTTACCTGATTGGTGCTAGATTCATAAGTACCAAAGGGCAAATCGCCGACAAGAAGTGGCCTTTTGGCTCCACGAGCGACGGCGCGACAGTGAACGAGCATCTCGTCTAAGGAGATAGGAAGGGTGGTGTCATAGCCATGAACAACCATGGCAGCTGAATCACCAACGAGACAAACATCGATCCCGGCTGTATCGACGTGAACGGCGGAAGGGTAATCGTAGGCGGTTACGACGGTTATCGGCTCACCTTTCCGATGTTTCTGTCTCAATTGCGTCAAAGTCACTCTCTGATTCGGGTTTTGCGGTTTCGGTCCTCCGTAAACCGTGTTTTCCGGTACGTTGCTCATAAACCGGACGGTCCTCGAAACACGAGAGCAGCTCCTGATGAGCGAAGAAGCCATTGTTGCTGTCtgatgaaaattaaattttttaaaatttagagactttttttatttttttggataaatctaaaataaaaatggaaacttgaattaaaaaaacgatGTTGATGACTCACGCGCTGGTGTCTCCGATTCCAAAGTTGACTGCTTTCgtactctctctatcttctacTCCATCAAAATCGTCTCTTTCGGTTCGTGGTGTCATCAATCTCTACCGTCGCCGGAGATCTTATCGTGTGTTCACCTCCATGGCTGTAGCTGGGGAATCGAGGTCGGAGCATGTCACAGGGAAGTGGTTTTCTGTGCCGGAGCTCCGATTACGTGACCATCGATTCATAGTCCCTCTTGATTATTCCAAAACTTCTCCCAAAATCACAGTCTTTGCTCGAGAGATCGTTGCGGGTAACTTCAAAGATCGGggctttttgatttaaaaaaaatctaaaattgaaTCTGTTTTGATtgaagtttgaatttttaatattttgcagtGGGGAAAGAGGAGCAAGCAATGCCGTGTTTATTGTATTTACAAGGTGGTCCAGGATTTGAAGGACCAAGGCCTAGTGAAGCTGGTGGATGGATTCAAAGAGCTTGTGAAGAGTTTCGTGTTATCTTACTCGATCAAGTATGATACTACTTTATATAGTTTAATGCTTCTCTCTAGACACTCTTCTTAGTCTTTGTGTTTGGTTCCTACAGAGAGGAACAGGCTTGTCAACCCCTTtaacatcttcatcaatgctTCAATTCAAATCAGCTAAGGAGTTAGCTGATTATTTGGTTCACTTTCGAGCTGATAATATAGTTAAAGATGCTGAGTTTATTAGAGTTCGTCTTGTTCCTAATGCCGATCCTTGGACTATTTTGGGTCAGGTAAGATTTTTTTGTCTTGGTATTGTCTATTAGTCGCTCTACTTCAGTTCTTGtcatttgatttcttgtttatctttttttcttctgcagAGTTTTGGTGGCTTCTGTGCGCTTACGTATTTGAGCTTTGCGCCAGAAGGACTAAAACAAGCGCTAATAACTGGAGGAATCCCACCAGTTGGCAAATCATGTACCGCTGATGATGTGTATGAAGCCGGTTTTGAACAAGTTGCTCGCCAAAACGAAAAATACTACAAGAGGTTCCCTGAGGACATTGAGATTGTTCACGAAATCGTTAAGTACTTGGCTGATTCTGAAGGCGGTGGGGTGAGGGATTACAACATTTGCCAAATCCTGTGACCAGTTTAGTTTAGCTCTTTACTTTTCTATGTTTCGTTTTCTTTAGGTACCTCTTCCATCAGGAGGCATTCTCACTCCTAAGGGTCTTCAAACTCTTGGTCTTTCTGGTTTAGGATCAAGTACTGGTTTTGAGCGCCTTCACTATATGTAAGACTCTAGCTttgcttaattttgttttatcagtCACCTCACGTGTTCTGTGTTGAATCTCACCGTCTTTATTGGTCGTAGGTTGGAGAGAGTATGGGATCCTATCTTAGTTACTGGAGCTCCAAAACGTATAAGTCAGTTCTTCTTAAATGCTGTAAGAAAAcctcaaaattttcttctttttcgagTATCTGTTAAAGAGGGAATTGATAGTCTGAGATGTGTTTATTGTTGCTGCAGTTTGAGAATTGGCATTCTTTTGATACAAATCCACTATATGCTCTTCTTCACGAGGCCATATACTGTGAGGTATAGTCTCTTCAAATACCTCAACGTCTTTCCTATTTCATACATTTGGTTCCACTTGTTGTCATGTTCTCTTAATTGGAAACTTATTCAGGGTGCTTCATCAAGATGGTCTGCTCATAGATTACGGGAAAAAACTGAGTTCAAATTTGATGCAATGAAGGCAGTTAAAGAAAGTCAGCCTGTACTTTTCACGGGAGAGGTACATGTTTCATGTATTTCTAATTATATGACTAATTGCTCATAGCTTGGATGATTGGTTCACGTTGGTTAGCTAAATTAGAACTTTGGATTTATTACATAGATGATATTTCCATGGATGTTTGATGAGATTCATGCCTTGAAGCCATTCAAAGCTGCTGCTGATCTCTTGGCCAAGAAAGAGGATTGGCCTCCGTTGTACGATGTTGCTAGATTGAAAACTAACAAGGTCTGTATTCTGAATCTtcatctgtttttcttttcttatggaTCAAACAATGTTCTCTGTTTTCACATGTCTCTTTCTTTCTGGTAGGTGCCTGTTGCTGCTGCGGTATACTATGAAGATATGTATGTAAACTTCAAGCTAGTGACGGAAACAGCTTCTCAGATTTCGGGTATCAGACTTTGGGTAACAAATGAGTTTATGCATTCGGGTCTTCGTGATGCTGGAAGACAAGTTCTTGATCATTTGTTGGGAATGATCAATGGGAAAAAGCCTCTCTTTTGATTCCTTGTAATAGTCAGAGCATATATGACTTgtggttttcttctttgtatccTCTTTGAGAATTAAGTGCgtaaaagaaagagaatgaataaagaaagtctttcaattttgagcttcctTTCCAATCAATGTTCATGAAAAAGATTCTACATTGTCGATCTTTACAGGTGAGCCATAGTGAGATCATATATAATGTCAACTGTCAACTATTATACAACTCTGTAGATATCTGTTAGACTATGTTTCGAATCGTACAATAAGTATAAAAATTGTGCAAGTAATTTTACCAAACTGGAAGGTGTTGCTGTCAGTCAGTACTGTGCTTTATTACGGCTATTGCAGGAAATTTTGGCTGTGTCATGTAATATTTATAGCTACCGTAGATGCTGAGGGGATATCTGGTGCTAATCCTGCTGAAGTACAGAGTACAGAGCTTTGGTGTGTGTTTACAAATCTGCTACAATAAGCAGCAATATGGAGGGCTAAGTTTGCACTCAGGCTGATGATGAAGTAAAGTTCATGTTCACTGGAAAGGAGCTTCTGAAATTGTCCTAGCATCATGCCGTAAGACCTAGATTCGTTTCTCGCTTCTTGTGTGTTGCTGTTTCATATGCGAATGCTTGGTTTCTAatggtcttctttgttttctctcaggAGGTGGTGAAAAACCAACAGCCAACAGCAAGGTATGTGTTGCCAGTCTATCAAAAGAGAGAAGGTTAGTTGGATTTTGCTCTTAGTatctttttaactttatatacaaACTTCCAACAATTATTGTATTGGATCTGATGAGTTTAAATACTGATATGCAAGTCGAGATGTTTGCCTCATGTAGATGATATGGAGACAATGCAGGCAAATGAAGTTCTTTACATTGCTGCAAATACTGGTAAACTTCAAGAGATTCCTCCTGTTGATCTCCGCATGGTTGAGAGGCTGAGAGAGTCGGATGTATGTGAGTATCCTAACTACTTTTATCTTCCATATCTGATGATGTTATTAGTAACCTAttataccatatatatacatattacataGGGCCTCATTGTGTCTAAATACTTCCGTTTCTGCATACTTAATATTAGGAGATCGTGTCTCTAATGATTGTCAATGAACGGACTGAATAGACACGCATATATAAAAACTTAGTAGGCTCTATGAGACTATAATTAGATCCCAATCGCTTTTTAACCCCAAATCTGTAAGATGAGAGACTTGCTGAGCAAGGCTATCGCTATCTATTTATGGAGAAGATTGTAAATATCAATTATTAccaattcctttttcttttggggcAACGCATGATTCgcatttgcttcttttttttttttttctttttccccttgTTCTACTATTTTAAAGTTCGTAAATCTAAGGTTTTGTATTATCTTTGGTAGGCGATTAAAAAACTCCCAACAGCAATGTCTCTGCTTCTCAGCCACCTCTGGAAACTTTCTTCCCTGAAAACACCTATAGTCGTCGTAAGCTTCTCTTCTCCTGATCTCTCCAATGGCTTTGTGTTCTGTAATACTCCTTGTATAATGTATGTGACTGTTACTACGCAGAGACACCTCACCGCTCGTTCTTTCTCAACTTCCTTTTCGAAAAAGGTTTCCAGATCTTCTTTGAGTAATGGGGATGTGGGATATATCGAGTTTTTTGAATATCCTTATAATGGGTTGATGGAGGATCCAGGAACGATAGGATCATCCAAAGGAGCGGTTGCTACACTGAAGGAAGGAGTAGTGTCTCTCCAGGAGCAACCAGAGCCAAATAAGCCAGATGCAGATCGAAAACGCATCTCACTGCCTCCCCTTGTAACTCTACCTCATTGCCAAACCCAAATTGTAACCAACGTAGCTCTGTCATCTTTTTTCCCCGAGGAGGAAGACTTTGTTGTGGCTATCAAGTTCTTGGGACCTCAACTTAGCTTATGTAGGCCTGCTCGAAGCCCTGACTGGACCAACATAAGAATCACGGACCCGACTTTTTTCAATTCACGTGTCATGTATTCCAAGAAAGATGATATGTTCTCCATGCCTGCTTCTGGAGGCTCCTACATTGGATCATGGAATCTTGGAGAAGAGTCGAAAGACATTCACAAACACAAGATGAAGCAGTTGCGGTTTCATAAATTTAGTCCCGAGCGGGTGCATTCAGAGTGGGAGCGCTTGAATTCGTATTGCACGAGCGAACACTTGGTGGAATTTGAACCCACCGGTGAAACTTTTTTGGTTAAGTGGTACACGAAGAGCAACTTCCGTAGAAAGGAAACGCAGCGCTTCATCGTATACGAAATAGACGAGAAAGGAAACGCGGTGTACACTAGTAACATTGACAGTCTCTGTATCTCTCTCCACTCCAAGGCTGAAGCTATATGTGTCAAGTCTAGATATTTTTCTGAAGAAACAGAGCCAAACATCATCTTTTTCAAGGGTCTCCACGACTCCGGAATAGCCCATCTCAACGGCGCTCCACCACTCCGGAATAGTCCGAGCACAACAGCTAAACACTTTTTAGTAGATGAATGAAGTTTTCTAATTTAGTTATAatcgaaagaaaagaaaaaaacattgctaTCATGGTTTATTATTCAGCACAAGCTTTtgagaatattattatatatggtgTGCACTAGTTACCATTATCTAAAACAAATAACAACTATATAGAATTACATTGAACAAGttatgaattatataaattatggtTTTTCTACGTTTTATTCGTTTACTATGGctgtttgttcttcttctggtttGATAATAAATAGCCTTTGACACAGCTGCCGGAGTTTTTTGATATGATGCAGCAGAATACTATTTGAAGCCGTCTTGTGTAAGTTTcatagccttttttttttttttctttttcttttgtgtggaTGAGAGGTTGtagaatttctcaggaaaatTGTGAAATAATTTCTCTCTAACTTGGTCCtggaaaataaaacatatatgacTACAAAGAAACaggtttaaaagaaagaaataaagcaGAGACTAGCCAAGGAGGTTCTCTGTGCATATAAATTCACATTCTTTATCAAACAACATTTGCTTGTTAAATCCTCTCATATTTTAGCCAAGAATCAAGGAAACCCATGAACCGTAGTAGAAAAAAAACCAGAGGTCTTTTTTTCTTAACGAAAGCAAATAATACATATTTAGGATGATAACAATAACTCTAAATATAGTAAGGCACATGATAAGTGCCCATATTCGCAAATCCAAGACCGTCGTGGCCCAAAGTCAAACTGCCATGTCCACGGTAGTCCCGACCCAAGACAAAGAGGCAGTTTGAGAAATGATCTTGCTGACACAAGCTAGCCCGAACACAGAAAGGTTCA
This genomic window contains:
- the LOC104788447 gene encoding 3-methyl-2-oxobutanoate hydroxymethyltransferase 2, mitochondrial isoform X2, translating into MASSLIRSCSRVSRTVRFMSNVPENTVYGGPKPQNPNQRVTLTQLRQKHRKGEPITVVTAYDYPSAVHVDTAGIDVCLVGDSAAMVVHGYDTTLPISLDEMLVHCRAVARGAKRPLLVGDLPFGTYESSTNQAVDSAVRVLKEGGMDAIKLEGGSPSRITAAKSIVEAGIAVMGHVVETAMALQEAGCFSVVLECVPPPVAAAATSALHIPTIGIGAGPFCSGQVLVYHDLLGMMQHPHHAKVTPKFCKQYAQVGEVINKSLLEYKEEVSEHLFPGPSHSPYKISSSDLDGFLSELQKLGLDKAASAAAASAEKMEHSDSPSSQ
- the LOC104788447 gene encoding 3-methyl-2-oxobutanoate hydroxymethyltransferase 2, mitochondrial isoform X1, yielding MASSLIRSCSRVSRTVRFMSNVPENTVYGGPKPQNPNQRVTLTQLRQKHRKGEPITVVTAYDYPSAVHVDTAGIDVCLVGDSAAMVVHGYDTTLPISLDEMLVHCRAVARGAKRPLLVGDLPFGTYESSTNQAVDSAVRVLKEGGMDAIKLEGGSPSRITAAKSIVEAGIAVMGHVGLTPQAISVLGGFRPQGKNIASAVKVVETAMALQEAGCFSVVLECVPPPVAAAATSALHIPTIGIGAGPFCSGQVLVYHDLLGMMQHPHHAKVTPKFCKQYAQVGEVINKSLLEYKEEVSEHLFPGPSHSPYKISSSDLDGFLSELQKLGLDKAASAAAASAEKMEHSDSPSSQ
- the LOC104788446 gene encoding uncharacterized protein LOC104788446, with amino-acid sequence MLMTHALVSPIPKLTAFVLSLSSTPSKSSLSVRGVINLYRRRRSYRVFTSMAVAGESRSEHVTGKWFSVPELRLRDHRFIVPLDYSKTSPKITVFAREIVAVGKEEQAMPCLLYLQGGPGFEGPRPSEAGGWIQRACEEFRVILLDQRGTGLSTPLTSSSMLQFKSAKELADYLVHFRADNIVKDAEFIRVRLVPNADPWTILGQSFGGFCALTYLSFAPEGLKQALITGGIPPVGKSCTADDVYEAGFEQVARQNEKYYKRFPEDIEIVHEIVKYLADSEGGGVPLPSGGILTPKGLQTLGLSGLGSSTGFERLHYMLERVWDPILVTGAPKRISQFFLNAFENWHSFDTNPLYALLHEAIYCEGASSRWSAHRLREKTEFKFDAMKAVKESQPVLFTGEMIFPWMFDEIHALKPFKAAADLLAKKEDWPPLYDVARLKTNKVPVAAAVYYEDMYVNFKLVTETASQISGIRLWVTNEFMHSGLRDAGRQVLDHLLGMINGKKPLF